The Ensifer adhaerens genome contains a region encoding:
- the cysP gene encoding thiosulfate ABC transporter substrate-binding protein CysP codes for MKRLLILGAALAAHFVTPALAEEPTKLLNASYDVSRELFVAENEAFIKQHPGVTIDQSHAGTSKQARSILEGLEADVVTFNQTTDIEFLAKNGFVAKDWAKAFPNNASPFYSFPSFLVRAGNPKNIKDWADLARDDVHAVFPNPKTSGNARYTYLAAYAWAKEAYEGDEAKIEAYITKIFDNVPVFDTGGRASTTTFVERETGDVLITFEAETRSIVKQYGADKVESVIPSVSLLAEFPVAVVDKVAEKHGTEALAKTYLDFLYTEEGQRIAAEFGHRVRNERVAGEFKDQFPAIRLVNVDDVFGGWSKIQSEHFSSGGVLDKLYGSR; via the coding sequence ATGAAACGCCTCCTCATTCTCGGCGCAGCCCTTGCTGCGCACTTCGTGACACCCGCGCTGGCTGAGGAGCCCACGAAGCTCCTCAACGCCTCATACGACGTTTCGCGCGAGCTTTTCGTTGCTGAGAACGAAGCGTTCATCAAGCAACATCCGGGCGTGACGATCGACCAGTCGCATGCGGGCACCTCCAAGCAGGCGCGCTCGATCCTCGAAGGCCTTGAGGCCGATGTCGTGACCTTCAACCAGACCACGGACATCGAATTCCTGGCCAAGAATGGTTTCGTCGCCAAGGATTGGGCGAAGGCTTTCCCGAACAATGCCTCGCCGTTCTATTCCTTCCCGTCATTCCTGGTGCGGGCAGGCAATCCGAAGAACATCAAGGATTGGGCCGATCTGGCGCGCGACGATGTCCACGCGGTCTTCCCCAATCCGAAGACGTCAGGCAACGCCCGCTACACCTATCTTGCCGCTTACGCCTGGGCCAAGGAGGCCTATGAGGGCGACGAGGCGAAGATCGAGGCCTACATCACCAAGATTTTCGACAATGTTCCGGTTTTCGATACGGGCGGTCGTGCCTCCACGACCACTTTTGTCGAACGCGAGACGGGCGATGTTCTGATCACGTTCGAGGCAGAGACCCGCAGCATCGTCAAGCAGTATGGCGCCGACAAGGTTGAGAGCGTCATCCCGTCTGTCAGCCTGCTTGCCGAGTTTCCGGTCGCAGTCGTCGACAAGGTCGCCGAAAAACACGGCACGGAAGCTCTTGCCAAAACCTATCTCGATTTCCTCTACACCGAGGAGGGGCAGCGCATCGCCGCTGAGTTCGGCCACCGGGTCCGCAACGAGAGGGTCGCCGGCGAATTCAAGGATCAGTTCCCTGCCATCCGCCTCGTCAACGTCGATGACGTCTTTGGCGGCTGGAGCAAGATCCAGAGCGAGCACTTTTCCTCAGGCGGGGTTTTGGACAAGCTCTACGGCAGCCGCTAA
- a CDS encoding VOC family protein, translated as MPKVVGIGGVFFKAADPAGLAAWYEKHLGIDDLHKSVWKQEAGTTIFGPFSANTDYFGRPEQQWMINFRVDDLDGLITELRASGMAVETRTEWDSEVGRFARIHDPEGNPVELWEPTTP; from the coding sequence ATGCCTAAGGTCGTTGGAATAGGTGGTGTGTTCTTCAAGGCGGCAGACCCGGCCGGCCTCGCAGCGTGGTACGAAAAGCACCTTGGGATCGACGATCTGCACAAGTCCGTGTGGAAGCAAGAAGCGGGCACAACAATTTTTGGGCCCTTCTCTGCAAACACCGACTATTTTGGACGTCCAGAACAGCAGTGGATGATCAACTTCCGCGTCGATGATCTCGATGGGCTCATTACCGAACTCAGAGCGAGCGGGATGGCGGTAGAAACCCGCACCGAGTGGGATTCGGAAGTCGGCCGGTTTGCGCGCATTCACGATCCTGAAGGCAATCCGGTCGAGCTCTGGGAACCGACGACCCCGTAA
- a CDS encoding enoyl ACP reductase FabMG family protein, which yields MENPIALNRLAENSVFRKGDVFVLFGELFGRGYATGLLDEARRAGMEIVGITVGRRDENNALRPLDAEELAAAEERLGGKIINIPLMAGFDLDAPAGGPTPTDLLADMTLESWQDDRLDWNYIKQCRDIATTRFTNALTQVMAVLDGMIADGRNVFFAHTMAGGIPKAKVFLVIANRIYKGRGARHMSSQALLDSDMGKLILQNFDEVSAITFQHLIDFSTAIRERIEASGGQVRYTAYGYHGTAVLIDGSYRWQTYTNYTQGYAKMRLEGIAQDAWTAGIKATVYNCPEIRTNSSDVFTGIELPLIPLLLALKKENGGQWAEHQWQACQQLLADGFTMKDVFQKITDMQANEVMSPFYDFSAWPMANSQAQSDLTIGTSNEITQMHRDGKIMISDHLSALVVEATGQLIFGASSEPSGPVQWLNHDIVARRLNASHMQWEAPSSAEGERDSQLQVA from the coding sequence ATGGAAAACCCGATCGCATTGAACCGTCTTGCCGAGAACAGCGTCTTTCGCAAAGGAGATGTTTTCGTTCTCTTCGGCGAACTGTTTGGTCGCGGATACGCGACTGGCTTGCTCGACGAAGCCCGGCGGGCTGGAATGGAAATCGTTGGGATCACGGTCGGGCGGCGCGACGAGAACAACGCGCTGCGGCCTCTGGACGCCGAAGAACTCGCCGCCGCCGAAGAGCGGCTTGGCGGCAAGATCATCAACATCCCTCTGATGGCGGGCTTCGATCTCGACGCTCCGGCCGGTGGCCCAACTCCGACCGATCTTCTCGCGGACATGACGCTGGAGAGCTGGCAGGACGACAGGCTTGACTGGAACTACATCAAGCAGTGCCGGGACATCGCCACGACGCGGTTCACGAATGCGCTCACGCAGGTCATGGCCGTTCTCGACGGAATGATCGCCGACGGCCGCAACGTCTTTTTCGCCCACACGATGGCCGGGGGCATCCCGAAGGCGAAGGTCTTCCTGGTTATCGCCAACCGAATCTACAAGGGTCGCGGCGCGCGCCACATGTCGTCGCAAGCCCTGCTCGACAGCGATATGGGCAAGCTCATCCTGCAGAATTTCGACGAGGTCTCCGCAATCACCTTCCAGCATCTCATCGACTTCAGCACGGCGATCCGGGAGCGGATCGAGGCATCGGGCGGTCAGGTTCGCTATACGGCCTACGGCTACCATGGAACGGCTGTCCTGATTGACGGCAGCTACCGTTGGCAGACCTACACCAACTACACGCAAGGCTACGCCAAGATGCGGCTTGAAGGCATCGCGCAGGATGCCTGGACCGCGGGTATCAAGGCGACCGTCTATAACTGCCCCGAAATCCGGACCAATTCGTCCGACGTATTCACCGGCATCGAGCTCCCACTGATACCGCTGCTGCTTGCATTGAAGAAAGAGAACGGCGGCCAGTGGGCAGAGCACCAGTGGCAGGCCTGCCAGCAGCTTCTGGCAGACGGCTTCACGATGAAGGATGTGTTCCAGAAGATTACCGACATGCAGGCCAACGAAGTTATGAGTCCGTTTTACGACTTCTCGGCATGGCCCATGGCGAACAGCCAGGCACAGTCCGACCTGACCATCGGCACGTCCAACGAAATCACGCAGATGCACCGCGACGGCAAGATCATGATCAGCGACCACCTGAGTGCGCTGGTGGTTGAGGCGACGGGCCAGCTCATCTTCGGCGCATCTTCGGAACCGTCGGGCCCCGTCCAGTGGCTCAACCACGATATCGTGGCGCGCCGGCTCAACGCTTCCCACATGCAATGGGAAGCGCCGTCGAGCGCGGAAGGGGAGAGAGACTCTCAGCTCCAGGTGGCCTGA
- the cysT gene encoding sulfate ABC transporter permease subunit CysT, with the protein MRRNVLPGLRLSLGVTLLYVSLIVVLPLAALVFKAASLGPIDYWQIVSSSRALASYRVTVFAALAATFFNLFFGLALAWVLVRYRFPGRRIVDAMVDLPFALPTAVAGISLTALFTTNGVFGSILSDFGIKVAYTPLGIMIAMCFTSLPFIVRTVQPVLEDLDPSLEEAAQSLGGSDWAIFRKVILPLLTPALLAGVSLSFARCLGEFGAIIFIAGNQPMSTEITALLIFIRLEEYDYQAAAAIASVLLLAAFLMLGITNWLQARALRYTARG; encoded by the coding sequence TTGAGACGCAATGTCTTGCCCGGATTACGCCTGTCGCTGGGTGTGACGCTGCTCTATGTGAGCTTGATCGTCGTCCTGCCGCTGGCAGCACTCGTGTTCAAGGCGGCGAGCCTTGGCCCTATTGATTACTGGCAGATTGTCTCGTCATCACGGGCTCTCGCGAGCTATCGCGTCACCGTGTTTGCCGCACTTGCCGCGACCTTCTTCAATCTCTTTTTCGGTCTGGCGCTCGCCTGGGTCCTGGTGCGTTATCGCTTTCCGGGGCGACGCATCGTCGACGCCATGGTCGATCTGCCGTTTGCACTGCCCACGGCCGTCGCCGGCATTTCGCTGACGGCACTCTTCACGACAAACGGCGTGTTCGGCTCCATTCTCAGCGATTTCGGCATCAAGGTCGCCTATACCCCGCTCGGCATCATGATCGCCATGTGCTTCACGTCGCTGCCCTTCATCGTGCGCACGGTGCAGCCGGTCCTGGAAGATCTTGACCCGTCGCTGGAAGAGGCGGCCCAATCGCTTGGCGGCTCGGATTGGGCGATTTTCCGCAAGGTCATCCTGCCGCTGCTCACGCCGGCCCTTCTCGCAGGCGTGTCGCTCTCCTTCGCCCGCTGCCTCGGCGAGTTCGGCGCGATCATCTTCATTGCCGGCAACCAACCGATGTCGACGGAAATTACCGCGCTGCTGATCTTCATTCGGCTGGAAGAGTACGATTATCAGGCGGCCGCTGCGATTGCGTCCGTGCTGTTGCTCGCGGCTTTCCTCATGCTCGGCATCACAAATTGGCTGCAGGCGCGCGCGCTGCGCTACACGGCGAGGGGCTGA
- a CDS encoding GNAT family N-acetyltransferase has translation MIRLEPPLRIASEADAKELADLVNFAGQGLPLYIWEGLAKDGQDPWDVGRARQMQRVREGQIVVVDFGDGAVASLTGYPIGSEPEPIADDFPALFRPLQELENQALDSWYVNVLACYPEYRGQGLGSRLLGLAEEIARDQALRRMSVIVADNNVGARRLYERSGYEQVATLACVREGWKGDTENWVLLMKSLRPSDG, from the coding sequence ATGATCCGGCTCGAACCACCGCTACGCATTGCAAGCGAGGCAGATGCGAAGGAGTTGGCTGATCTCGTCAACTTCGCGGGCCAGGGTTTGCCCCTATACATATGGGAGGGGCTTGCAAAGGACGGGCAGGATCCGTGGGACGTTGGCCGCGCCCGACAAATGCAAAGGGTGCGCGAGGGCCAGATTGTCGTCGTGGACTTTGGCGATGGCGCCGTGGCAAGCCTGACCGGTTACCCGATTGGATCGGAGCCCGAGCCAATCGCCGATGATTTCCCTGCCCTGTTCCGACCACTGCAAGAACTGGAAAATCAGGCACTCGACAGCTGGTATGTGAATGTACTGGCCTGCTATCCCGAGTACCGAGGGCAAGGACTTGGCTCGCGGCTGCTCGGTCTCGCAGAAGAGATAGCGCGGGACCAGGCGCTCCGTCGGATGAGCGTCATCGTCGCCGATAACAATGTCGGTGCCAGGCGGCTCTACGAGCGCAGCGGCTACGAGCAAGTGGCAACGCTCGCCTGCGTCAGGGAGGGCTGGAAGGGCGATACGGAAAACTGGGTGCTTCTGATGAAATCGCTTCGTCCATCGGATGGCTGA
- a CDS encoding helix-turn-helix domain-containing protein — MAWRYEVPQHSNAADGYADDLYVEKLTLAFLLRLSGPERCRPERQIRTGLANYQLRRITEYLCAHLSEGTNLRELASIVGLSRLYFSSGFRQSTGMPVHQWLMQKRISKAKDYLVATECPVAQIALVLGVSTRFILPGHSTRPSG, encoded by the coding sequence ATGGCTTGGCGCTATGAAGTACCGCAGCATTCCAACGCCGCAGATGGGTACGCGGACGACCTGTACGTCGAGAAATTGACCTTGGCTTTTCTGCTTCGCCTATCGGGCCCCGAACGGTGCCGACCGGAACGTCAGATCCGTACCGGCCTGGCCAATTACCAACTGCGTCGGATCACCGAATATCTATGCGCGCATCTTTCGGAAGGCACAAACCTGCGGGAACTGGCGAGCATCGTTGGTCTGTCGCGGCTCTACTTCAGCAGCGGGTTTCGCCAATCCACCGGCATGCCGGTGCATCAATGGCTGATGCAGAAGCGCATTTCGAAGGCGAAGGACTATCTGGTGGCTACTGAATGTCCCGTTGCTCAAATCGCCCTTGTCCTGGGGGTTTCGACCAGATTCATTTTACCAGGGCATTCAACCAGACCGTCGGGATAA